From a single Glycine soja cultivar W05 chromosome 19, ASM419377v2, whole genome shotgun sequence genomic region:
- the LOC114399436 gene encoding DNA-directed RNA polymerases I and III subunit RPAC2-like isoform X2: MELGSYSDQSKSTFSLVDEDHTFANSVRFTLNQDPRVTFCGYSIPHPSDNRVNIRVQTTGDPAREVLKDGCQDLMLMCQHVRSTFDNAMTDFKRTQTNTEQEMDTK; the protein is encoded by the exons ATGGAGCTTGGGTCATATTCTGATCAGAGTAAATCAACCTTTTCTCTGGTGGATGAGGATCACACATTTGCAAACTCTGTCCGGTTCACTCTAAATCAAGA TCCAAGAGTGACATTTTGTGGGTACAGCATTCCTCATCCTTCAGATAATCGAGTTAATATCAGAGTGCAGACAACag GGGATCCAGCAAGAGAAGTGTTGAAAGATGGATGCCAGGATCTGATGCTAATGTGCCAGCATGTTAGGAGCACTTTTGATAATGCTATGACTGATTTTAAAAGGACCCAAACTAATACTGAACAGGAAATGGATACCAAATAA
- the LOC114398269 gene encoding uncharacterized protein LOC114398269 isoform X4 yields MRCAVIECSRPVFSVSVAFGFLILGEENGVRVFGLRRLVKGRSGKRVGNSKPLKNGGRGGGLEAVNCNGDLEGKMERHGGVTTAVKQTNVKLKHDDRDGGSCFFVLKGNEVKTKSMTKE; encoded by the exons ATGAGGTGTGCGGTGATTGAGTGTTCAAGGCCGGTGTTTTCCGTGAGCGTTGCGTTTGGGTTTCTGATTCTCGGTGAGGAGAATGGGGTTAGGGTTTTTGGATTGAGGAGGCTCGTGAAGGGAAGGAGCGGGAAGAGGGTTGGGAATTCGAAACCGCTGAAGAATGGTGGTCGAGGAGGCGGTTTGGAGGCGGTGAACTGCAATGGTGATTTGGAAGGGAAGATGGAAAGACATGGTGGTGTTACTACTGCTG TGAAGCAGacaaatgttaaattaaaacatGACGACAGAGATGGAGGTTCTTGTTTTTTTGTGTTGAAGGGAAACGAggttaaaacaaaatccatgACAAAG GAGTAG
- the LOC114398269 gene encoding uncharacterized protein LOC114398269 isoform X1 produces the protein MRCAVIECSRPVFSVSVAFGFLILGEENGVRVFGLRRLVKGRSGKRVGNSKPLKNGGRGGGLEAVNCNGDLEGKMERHGGVTTAVKQTNVKLKHDDRDGGSCFFVLKGNEVKTKSMTKVSMSIKAISIQAVSQRMFLILDSHGDLHLLSLSNSGIGVDITGNVRQLPRIMKV, from the exons ATGAGGTGTGCGGTGATTGAGTGTTCAAGGCCGGTGTTTTCCGTGAGCGTTGCGTTTGGGTTTCTGATTCTCGGTGAGGAGAATGGGGTTAGGGTTTTTGGATTGAGGAGGCTCGTGAAGGGAAGGAGCGGGAAGAGGGTTGGGAATTCGAAACCGCTGAAGAATGGTGGTCGAGGAGGCGGTTTGGAGGCGGTGAACTGCAATGGTGATTTGGAAGGGAAGATGGAAAGACATGGTGGTGTTACTACTGCTG TGAAGCAGacaaatgttaaattaaaacatGACGACAGAGATGGAGGTTCTTGTTTTTTTGTGTTGAAGGGAAACGAggttaaaacaaaatccatgACAAAGGTATCCATGTCTATAAAGGCTATTTCCATTCAGGCTGTGTCCCAGAGGATGTTTCTGATCTTGGATTCTCATGGAGATTTACATTTGCTATCCCTGTCAAATTCTGGCATAGGAGTAGATATCACTGGTAATGTCAGGCAACTACCTCGTATTATGAAAGTGTGA
- the LOC114399436 gene encoding DNA-directed RNA polymerases I and III subunit RPAC2-like isoform X1 — MELGSYSDQSKSTFSLVDEDHTFANSVRFTLNQELVVWIFLCYSLDLFIIFPRVTFCGYSIPHPSDNRVNIRVQTTGDPAREVLKDGCQDLMLMCQHVRSTFDNAMTDFKRTQTNTEQEMDTK; from the exons ATGGAGCTTGGGTCATATTCTGATCAGAGTAAATCAACCTTTTCTCTGGTGGATGAGGATCACACATTTGCAAACTCTGTCCGGTTCACTCTAAATCAAGAGTTAGTAGTGTGGATATTCTTATGTTACTCTCTggatttgtttataatttt TCCAAGAGTGACATTTTGTGGGTACAGCATTCCTCATCCTTCAGATAATCGAGTTAATATCAGAGTGCAGACAACag GGGATCCAGCAAGAGAAGTGTTGAAAGATGGATGCCAGGATCTGATGCTAATGTGCCAGCATGTTAGGAGCACTTTTGATAATGCTATGACTGATTTTAAAAGGACCCAAACTAATACTGAACAGGAAATGGATACCAAATAA
- the LOC114398269 gene encoding uncharacterized protein LOC114398269 isoform X5: MRCAVIECSRPVFSVSVAFGFLILGEENGVRVFGLRRLVKGRSGKRVGNSKPLKNGGRGGGLEAVNCNGDLEGKMERHGGVTTAGRWITSAVADGDYEFVGPRGCKAH, encoded by the exons ATGAGGTGTGCGGTGATTGAGTGTTCAAGGCCGGTGTTTTCCGTGAGCGTTGCGTTTGGGTTTCTGATTCTCGGTGAGGAGAATGGGGTTAGGGTTTTTGGATTGAGGAGGCTCGTGAAGGGAAGGAGCGGGAAGAGGGTTGGGAATTCGAAACCGCTGAAGAATGGTGGTCGAGGAGGCGGTTTGGAGGCGGTGAACTGCAATGGTGATTTGGAAGGGAAGATGGAAAGACATGGTGGTGTTACTACTGCTG GCCGCTGGATAACATCTGCTGTTGCTGATGGGGACTATGAATTTGTTGGGCCACGGGGGTGCAAGGCCCATTAA
- the LOC114399436 gene encoding DNA-directed RNA polymerases I and III subunit RPAC2-like isoform X3, translating into MELGSYSDQSKSTFSLVDEDHTFANSVRFTLNQDPRVTFCGYSIPHPSDNRVNIRVQTTGMCRGSSKRSVERWMPGSDANVPAC; encoded by the exons ATGGAGCTTGGGTCATATTCTGATCAGAGTAAATCAACCTTTTCTCTGGTGGATGAGGATCACACATTTGCAAACTCTGTCCGGTTCACTCTAAATCAAGA TCCAAGAGTGACATTTTGTGGGTACAGCATTCCTCATCCTTCAGATAATCGAGTTAATATCAGAGTGCAGACAACag GCATGTGTAGGGGATCCAGCAAGAGAAGTGTTGAAAGATGGATGCCAGGATCTGATGCTAATGTGCCAGCATGTTAG
- the LOC114399348 gene encoding uncharacterized protein LOC114399348, producing MASTVEVQSSYSAKKQDDSDFNLTEWAVKDRISRENSNSRRYSSSYIRSFREDTRSFRSNVTISSVASSPGYPLKDEIDPSTYSFTTALKALQARSAYRSWECLSPEGFALNSKWNEAEKYICNPFSGEVPMECLSAKTLSGRSFRNSTTNRITMSAPLVYSSRYMQTKPSSTCNSCTQEEEVALQFHISEKGKEGMTRDAGTQSTPPSLVSSNPSTDLTPSIIKSPIKLSEDSLNSNTKAITEEEVVEVNDDKETWDTTKETTVREVVNNVNENMKKDEEQVCTQGSSGGCFSWIRKKFSQREKERQQRRDNMFFTHFKVC from the exons ATGGCCTCAACTGTAGAGGTGCAATCATCTTATAGTGCCAAGAAACAAGATGATTCAGATTTCAATTTGACAGAATGGGCAGTGAAAGATAGAATCAGTAGAGAGAACAGCAACTCCAGAAGGTACTCATCATCATATATAAGAAGCTTTAGAGAAGACACAAGGTCTTTTAGATCAAACGTTACCATTTCTAGCGTTGCTTCTTCACCTGGATACCCTTTAAAAG ATGAAATAGACCCTTCAACCTATTCTTTCACCACTGCTCTTAAAG CATTGCAAGCAAGGTCAGCCTATAGAAGTTGGGAGTGCCTATCCCCAGAAGGGTTTGCCTTGAATTCAAAGTGGAATGAAgcagaaaaatatatatgcaaCCCCTTTTCAGGAGAGGTACCAATGGAGTGTTTATCTGCCAAAACTCTTAGTGGAAGATCATTTAGAAACTCAACAACAAACAGAATTACCATGTCTGCCCCTCTTGTGTATTCCTCAAGATATATGCAAACAAAGCCATCATCAACTTGCAACAGTTGCacacaagaagaagaagtagcTCTTCAATTTCACATTTcag aaaagggaaaagagggaATGACAAGAGATGCAGGTACTCAAAGTACACCTCCTTCTCTTGTTTCAAGCAACCCCAGCACTGATTTAACTCCATCCATCATAAAGAGCCCAATAAAGCTTTCTGAAGACTCACTAAATTCAAATACAAAAGCTATAACTGAGGAAGAG GTGGTGGAAGTGAATGATGATAAAGAAACATGGGACACAACAAAAGAAACAACAGTGAGAGAAGTAGTGAATAATGTGAATGAGAAcatgaagaaagatgaagagCAAGTTTGCACGCAAGGTAGTAGTGGAGGGTGCTTTTCCTGGATAAGGAAGAAATTTAgtcaaagagagaaagaaagacaacAAAGAAGGGATAACATGTTTTTCACTCACTTCAAAGTTTGCTAG
- the LOC114398269 gene encoding uncharacterized protein LOC114398269 isoform X3 has protein sequence MRCAVIECSRPVFSVSVAFGFLILGEENGVRVFGLRRLVKGRSGKRVGNSKPLKNGGRGGGLEAVNCNGDLEGKMERHGGVTTAVKQTNVKLKHDDRDGGSCFFVLKGNEVKTKSMTKISLVMSGNYLVL, from the exons ATGAGGTGTGCGGTGATTGAGTGTTCAAGGCCGGTGTTTTCCGTGAGCGTTGCGTTTGGGTTTCTGATTCTCGGTGAGGAGAATGGGGTTAGGGTTTTTGGATTGAGGAGGCTCGTGAAGGGAAGGAGCGGGAAGAGGGTTGGGAATTCGAAACCGCTGAAGAATGGTGGTCGAGGAGGCGGTTTGGAGGCGGTGAACTGCAATGGTGATTTGGAAGGGAAGATGGAAAGACATGGTGGTGTTACTACTGCTG TGAAGCAGacaaatgttaaattaaaacatGACGACAGAGATGGAGGTTCTTGTTTTTTTGTGTTGAAGGGAAACGAggttaaaacaaaatccatgACAAAG ATATCACTGGTAATGTCAGGCAACTACCTCGTATTATGA
- the LOC114398269 gene encoding uncharacterized protein LOC114398269 isoform X2: protein MRCAVIECSRPVFSVSVAFGFLILGEENGVRVFGLRRLVKGRSGKRVGNSKPLKNGGRGGGLEAVNCNGDLEGKMERHGGVTTAVSQTIWISDGCHSVHMFTAMDIENALKEADGNDCNEKLRGCLVWLFFVFIFTGNRKW from the exons ATGAGGTGTGCGGTGATTGAGTGTTCAAGGCCGGTGTTTTCCGTGAGCGTTGCGTTTGGGTTTCTGATTCTCGGTGAGGAGAATGGGGTTAGGGTTTTTGGATTGAGGAGGCTCGTGAAGGGAAGGAGCGGGAAGAGGGTTGGGAATTCGAAACCGCTGAAGAATGGTGGTCGAGGAGGCGGTTTGGAGGCGGTGAACTGCAATGGTGATTTGGAAGGGAAGATGGAAAGACATGGTGGTGTTACTACTGCTG TGTCTCAGACTATCTGGATATCAGATGGATGCCATTCTGTGCACATGTTCACTGCAATGGACATAGAAAATGCTTTGAAGGAAGCTGATGGAAATGATTGCAATGAAAAGCTTAGGGgatgtttggtttggttgttttttgttttcatttttactggtaatagaaaatggtga